Proteins encoded in a region of the Lentimicrobium sp. L6 genome:
- a CDS encoding glycoside hydrolase family 13 protein: MKKYIILILAIIFSINSFAQEELVERMEPPFWWKNMNNPELQIMFYGENIAEHKIEIENKQIQLLRTELTNNSNYLFIYIAIDEKFSEDAFKINFLKNNKIASSIQYELKDRREKSAQREGFNSSDVMYLITPDRFANGNPYNDHFDELGDELNRKDNQARHGGDLQGVIDHLDYIQEMGFTAIWLNPILINHMPRTSYHGYATTDYYKIDPRYGTIDDYILLSKEADKRGIKLIMDQIMNHCGSEHWWMKDMPDQDWINDKDIYQITNHRRTVINDPYVAPSDKAKFEKGWFVSEMPDLNGDHPLLRDNLIQNSIWWVEVADLGGIRHDTHPYPGAEFMSAYTCAIMDEYPNFNIVGEEWSLNPSIIAKWQRGNEQTKNLNSCLPSLMDFPLQATLVESLKQEEAWNTGLNNLYELIACDYVYPNANNLVIFPDNHDMDRYYTQLNEDFELYKMGLTYFATTRGIPQIYYGTEILMSNPLSHDHGEIRTDFPGGWPNDKVNAFTGENLSPKALEAQEFLKTLLNFRKNCSTIHQGKLMHYAPDSGLYVFFRYDENQKIMVIINKGNRSRKLNSSSFPEMEIANIEGTDIFSKETIIIDDFEIPAKESTIIQFK; encoded by the coding sequence ATGAAGAAATATATAATCTTAATTCTAGCCATTATATTTTCAATAAATAGTTTTGCCCAAGAAGAGTTGGTTGAAAGAATGGAACCTCCTTTTTGGTGGAAAAACATGAATAATCCTGAATTACAAATCATGTTTTATGGAGAGAATATTGCTGAACATAAAATTGAAATCGAGAATAAACAGATTCAGCTCTTAAGAACTGAGCTCACCAACAACTCCAATTACTTGTTTATCTATATTGCTATCGATGAAAAGTTTTCGGAGGATGCCTTTAAAATAAATTTTCTCAAGAATAATAAAATAGCCTCCTCTATACAATATGAATTAAAAGACAGACGAGAAAAATCAGCTCAGCGAGAAGGTTTCAACAGCTCCGATGTGATGTATCTCATTACTCCAGATCGTTTTGCCAATGGAAATCCTTATAATGATCACTTTGATGAATTAGGAGATGAGCTCAATAGGAAAGATAACCAAGCAAGGCATGGAGGAGATTTACAAGGTGTCATCGATCATTTAGACTATATTCAAGAAATGGGATTCACTGCCATTTGGCTGAATCCAATACTCATTAACCATATGCCTCGTACTTCTTATCATGGTTATGCCACAACCGATTATTATAAAATAGATCCTCGCTATGGTACAATTGATGATTATATCCTCCTCTCCAAAGAAGCAGATAAAAGAGGGATTAAACTCATCATGGATCAAATCATGAACCACTGTGGAAGCGAACATTGGTGGATGAAGGATATGCCTGACCAAGACTGGATCAATGATAAAGATATTTATCAAATCACCAATCACCGCAGAACAGTTATAAATGATCCTTATGTGGCACCTTCAGACAAAGCGAAATTCGAAAAAGGCTGGTTTGTTAGTGAAATGCCAGACTTAAATGGCGATCATCCCCTACTACGCGATAATTTGATACAAAATAGCATTTGGTGGGTTGAAGTAGCCGACCTCGGAGGAATCCGTCACGATACCCATCCTTATCCAGGAGCAGAATTCATGTCAGCCTATACCTGTGCCATCATGGATGAATACCCAAACTTTAATATAGTGGGTGAAGAATGGAGCCTAAACCCCTCTATTATCGCCAAATGGCAAAGAGGAAATGAACAAACCAAAAACCTAAACTCATGCCTTCCATCATTAATGGACTTCCCTTTACAGGCTACACTAGTAGAGTCCCTAAAACAAGAGGAAGCATGGAATACTGGTTTAAATAACCTATACGAACTCATTGCCTGTGACTATGTTTACCCAAATGCCAATAACTTGGTTATCTTTCCCGACAACCACGATATGGACAGATATTATACGCAGTTGAATGAAGATTTTGAGCTCTATAAAATGGGATTAACTTACTTTGCCACCACAAGAGGAATACCTCAAATATACTATGGAACTGAAATTCTGATGTCAAATCCACTTTCCCACGATCATGGTGAAATCAGAACAGATTTTCCTGGTGGATGGCCAAATGATAAAGTGAATGCATTTACTGGAGAAAACTTAAGTCCAAAAGCTTTAGAAGCACAAGAATTCCTCAAAACTTTATTGAATTTTAGAAAGAACTGTAGCACCATCCATCAAGGGAAATTAATGCATTATGCCCCTGACAGTGGATTATATGTATTCTTTAGATATGATGAAAATCAGAAAATCATGGTGATCATCAATAAAGGAAATAGAAGTAGAAAGTTGAATTCTTCTAGCTTTCCTGAAATGGAAATAGCTAATATTGAAGGGACTGATATTTTTTCAAAAGAAACCATTATTATCGATGATTTTGAGATTCCCGCAAAAGAATCTACCATCATCCAGTTCAAATAA
- a CDS encoding SusE domain-containing protein: MKKITILYLGLFSLLLMYSCEKEEKEPILNTEQIAAPVFTSPSSGTAHVLLEANASEMFDAFQWKATGYNLNNLANTVYTVEMDEASNNFESPIFLENTQELEINYTVAQMNTLLLTNNFPADEAANLNFRVKSNITSNNTSESAVSETITLSITPYSSEIKIKSIYMLGDGTDPGWSNTDALPASHIADGKFGIIANLGGEGLFFKFISVLGQWAPQWGTDDAGTGENGNLVYRPTEDVADPVAMPCPTDAGLYRIVVDTANLTYEVYAASSTLYLLGDGSPAGWDNTAATEMTNDGAGKFSLTADLTANSIKFVEVLGQWAPQWGTVDGASGYGGSLAFRPTEADPDPVNIPVPADGTYLIEVDLAAQTYNLTPQ; encoded by the coding sequence ATGAAAAAAATAACAATATTATACCTTGGATTGTTCAGTTTACTCCTGATGTATTCTTGTGAAAAGGAAGAAAAAGAACCTATCTTAAATACAGAGCAAATAGCCGCTCCAGTATTTACAAGCCCCAGCAGCGGAACTGCTCATGTACTATTGGAAGCTAATGCTTCTGAAATGTTTGATGCCTTTCAATGGAAAGCTACTGGATACAACCTCAATAATTTAGCAAATACTGTTTATACTGTGGAAATGGATGAAGCATCAAATAATTTTGAATCTCCTATATTCTTAGAAAACACCCAAGAATTGGAAATCAACTATACAGTTGCACAAATGAATACTTTGCTTCTCACCAATAATTTCCCTGCTGATGAAGCTGCTAATTTAAACTTCCGTGTGAAGTCTAATATCACTTCAAACAACACTAGCGAATCTGCTGTTTCTGAAACCATTACTCTTAGTATTACTCCTTATTCTTCTGAAATTAAAATTAAGTCTATCTATATGTTAGGTGATGGTACAGACCCCGGATGGTCAAATACAGACGCTCTTCCAGCCAGTCATATTGCTGATGGTAAATTTGGCATTATAGCAAATCTAGGAGGTGAAGGGTTATTCTTCAAATTCATCTCTGTTCTTGGTCAATGGGCTCCTCAATGGGGAACTGATGATGCCGGAACTGGTGAGAATGGAAACTTAGTTTACCGTCCAACAGAAGATGTAGCAGATCCTGTGGCTATGCCATGTCCAACAGATGCTGGATTATATAGAATTGTTGTGGATACTGCAAATCTTACATATGAGGTTTATGCTGCATCTTCAACTCTATATTTATTAGGCGATGGTTCACCTGCTGGTTGGGACAATACTGCTGCTACCGAAATGACAAATGATGGAGCTGGTAAATTCTCGCTTACAGCTGATTTAACTGCCAATAGCATCAAATTTGTTGAAGTACTTGGTCAATGGGCGCCACAATGGGGAACTGTAGACGGAGCTTCTGGTTATGGTGGAAGTTTAGCTTTCAGACCAACTGAAGCAGATCCCGACCCAGTGAATATTCCTGTTCCTGCTGATGGAACCTACCTTATTGAAGTAGATTTAGCTGCTCAAACTTATAATTTAACACCTCAGTAA
- a CDS encoding RagB/SusD family nutrient uptake outer membrane protein, giving the protein MKKYYIILLVLALGLSSCMKDLDTTPLDETVITSASVYENPANYYNVLAKLYAGLSVSGQEGPAGQPDIAGIDEGFSTYLRQYWKAQELTTDEAVIAWNDGNLRDYHDMDWTASNEFVTAMYNRIFYQISLCNEFIRESTDDKLSERNITGDDKTNIIAYRQEARYLRALSYYHALDMYGSTPFVTENDAVGAFQPTQIDRTALFAYVEGELKSIESQLPDPKTNEYGRADKAAAWALLAKLYLNANVYINSEMNTEAIEYCSKIIDGGYSLEDNYFNNFNADNHLSSEVIFPVTFDGISTRTWGGMTFIIHAAVGGTMDPAAFGIDGGWGGTRTTSAFVKKFYPEITEETLKLSPTPQLNDYPLLYVPGSHQGWDPSNTETVLASVLDDGTYEGYLNFPDAGTEFKFTTNPDWSYDWGDDDADGTLDRSGANIVASDAGYYKINVDTIAKTYTLLNTYWGLIGSATAGGWDTDQDMVYNSETSMWELTTDLAEGEIKFRANDAWDLNYGDTGADGILTEGGDNIAIAAPGTYKISLKLGAPDYTYLVELFSAPSYDSRAAFHADGQTLMIDNIFEFTEGYAITKFRNINRDGSIGSDLTYPDNDYAVFRLADFYLMYAEAVIRGGNGDLGKAVEYVNRVRSRAFGEDSQNITAADLTLDFLLDERARELYWEGHRRTDLIRFGKFTSGNYLWDWKGNVATGTAVDEKYNLFPIPSTDIGANPNLTQNSGY; this is encoded by the coding sequence ATGAAAAAATATTATATCATATTATTAGTATTGGCTCTTGGTCTTTCTTCATGCATGAAAGATTTAGACACCACCCCTTTGGATGAGACTGTGATCACATCCGCCTCTGTATATGAAAACCCTGCTAATTACTATAATGTACTGGCCAAACTATATGCTGGCCTTTCTGTTAGTGGACAAGAAGGTCCTGCCGGACAACCCGATATAGCAGGTATCGACGAAGGGTTTTCAACCTATTTAAGACAATATTGGAAAGCTCAAGAGTTAACAACAGATGAAGCTGTTATTGCTTGGAACGATGGTAACTTAAGAGATTATCATGACATGGATTGGACAGCTTCAAATGAATTTGTTACTGCCATGTATAATCGTATTTTCTATCAAATTTCTTTATGTAATGAGTTCATTAGAGAATCTACTGATGATAAATTATCTGAAAGAAATATCACAGGAGATGACAAAACCAATATTATTGCCTATAGACAAGAAGCTCGTTACTTAAGAGCCTTAAGTTATTATCATGCGCTTGATATGTATGGAAGCACTCCTTTTGTAACTGAGAACGATGCTGTTGGAGCATTCCAACCTACACAAATAGATAGAACTGCTTTATTTGCTTATGTTGAAGGTGAATTAAAGTCAATTGAAAGTCAATTACCCGATCCTAAAACAAATGAATATGGAAGAGCTGACAAAGCTGCTGCTTGGGCGCTTTTAGCCAAATTGTATTTAAATGCAAATGTTTATATCAACTCTGAAATGAATACTGAAGCTATTGAGTATTGTAGTAAAATTATTGATGGTGGTTATTCACTAGAAGACAATTATTTCAATAATTTCAATGCTGACAATCATTTAAGCTCTGAGGTTATTTTCCCAGTTACATTTGATGGAATAAGTACTCGTACATGGGGAGGTATGACCTTTATCATTCATGCTGCAGTTGGTGGAACTATGGATCCTGCTGCTTTTGGTATCGATGGTGGATGGGGAGGAACTCGTACAACAAGTGCTTTCGTTAAGAAATTCTACCCAGAGATTACCGAGGAGACATTAAAGCTATCACCTACTCCACAGTTAAACGACTATCCATTATTATATGTACCCGGTTCACACCAAGGTTGGGACCCAAGTAATACTGAAACTGTATTGGCTTCAGTACTTGATGATGGAACTTATGAAGGATACTTAAATTTCCCTGATGCAGGCACAGAATTTAAATTTACAACTAATCCTGACTGGTCATACGATTGGGGTGATGATGATGCTGATGGAACTTTAGACAGAAGCGGTGCAAATATTGTTGCTTCCGATGCAGGATACTATAAAATCAATGTAGATACAATTGCTAAAACATATACCTTATTAAATACGTATTGGGGACTTATTGGTTCTGCTACTGCTGGTGGATGGGATACCGACCAAGATATGGTTTATAATAGCGAAACTTCTATGTGGGAACTAACTACAGACCTTGCAGAAGGTGAAATTAAATTCCGTGCTAATGATGCTTGGGACCTAAACTATGGTGATACTGGTGCTGACGGCATCCTAACTGAGGGAGGAGACAATATAGCTATTGCAGCTCCTGGAACCTATAAAATCAGCCTCAAACTTGGAGCTCCAGATTATACTTATTTAGTTGAATTATTCTCTGCTCCTTCTTACGATTCTCGTGCAGCTTTTCATGCTGATGGTCAAACATTAATGATTGACAATATCTTTGAATTTACTGAAGGTTATGCCATCACCAAGTTTAGAAATATCAATAGAGATGGAAGTATTGGTTCTGATTTAACCTATCCAGATAATGACTATGCTGTCTTCAGATTGGCTGATTTCTACTTGATGTATGCTGAAGCTGTTATTAGAGGTGGTAATGGTGACCTAGGAAAAGCCGTAGAATATGTAAACAGAGTTCGCTCCAGAGCTTTTGGTGAGGATTCTCAAAACATTACAGCTGCAGATTTAACTCTTGATTTCTTATTAGATGAAAGGGCTAGAGAATTGTATTGGGAAGGTCACAGAAGAACCGACCTCATTCGCTTCGGTAAATTCACTAGTGGTAATTATCTTTGGGATTGGAAAGGAAATGTAGCTACAGGTACTGCTGTTGATGAAAAATATAATCTATTTCCTATTCCATCAACAGATATAGGTGCTAACCCTAATCTTACACAAAACAGTGGATACTAA
- a CDS encoding TonB-dependent receptor, which translates to MLQIYQKLRSLCLLILAFGFSVMVYGQKTTVDGTIIDESDGITLIGVTVLEKGTMNGTITDIDGRYSISVNEGATLIFTYIGYEEQEILVSGTRINVSMNYKSEILNEIVVIGYGEVKKGDATGAVATIGEKDFNQGVITSPQELLTGKIAGVQVTTDGAPGGGSTIRIRGSASMSANNDPLVVIDGIPVDNDGISGLGNPLSTINPDDIASMTVLKDASATAIYGSRASNGVIQVTTKRGTKGAPFVLTYNGKATVNTIPAYIESLDANQFRSQIKSYFGEESTQAALLGTANTDWQKEIMSNSFSQDHTVSVKGSTENIPYYVSLGYMDQNGIVNTSNYKRTTAAVSLSPTLFDDYLKLNFNIKTMFTETRFADNGAIGNAVTFDPTQPVRDEGNAYGGYWEWLQDNGNPITIAPANPVGMLEQREDRSEVSRYLGNFMADYKFHFLPELRANLNMAFDVSGSRGRIDVPMNARSSWDIDGDGNLIGGTMNHYSQAKRNNTLDFYLNYTKTIESIKSKFDVTAGYSWQHFYRNDYRYNSNISQTDIVDGPIRPTESYLISFFGRLNYTLNEKYLLTATVRNDNSSRFSKDTRAGIFPSVALAWKINEESFLKDVNAISQLKLRGGWGVTGQQDIGTSNYPYLPLYMWSEMTAMYQFGNQFVYTLRPSGYDPDIKWEETTTLNVGLDFGFARDRIFGSLEYYEKTTDDMINFIPVPAGSNLSNYILTNIGSMENKGYEVTLTGRIISTQNTYWELGVNMNYNENKITKLTLNDDPDYIGVPTGGISGGVGNNIQIHTVGYPMNSFYVYEQVYDEAGKPIQGLYVDRNGDGTITDDDKYRVHKPTADYSFGINSRFTYKQLELSFAGHGNIGNYVYNNVRSSTGAVGQMYNNTQYLINVTQDALETNFSNYEYFSDYYLEDASFFRMDYIRLGYTFSKLFSEKSDLNVSFTVQNAFVLTKYSGLDPEVFGGVDNNVYPRSRNFVLGLKLNI; encoded by the coding sequence ATGTTACAAATTTATCAAAAACTACGGTCCTTATGCCTTTTAATTTTAGCATTTGGATTTTCAGTTATGGTTTATGGTCAGAAAACGACTGTGGACGGGACAATAATTGATGAATCAGACGGTATTACCTTAATTGGTGTAACTGTTCTTGAAAAAGGTACTATGAATGGTACCATTACCGATATCGACGGAAGGTATTCTATTTCCGTTAATGAAGGTGCTACATTAATTTTCACTTACATTGGTTATGAGGAACAAGAGATTCTAGTATCTGGTACTCGAATTAATGTCAGCATGAACTACAAATCAGAGATTTTAAATGAAATTGTAGTTATTGGTTATGGTGAAGTAAAAAAAGGGGATGCAACAGGAGCTGTGGCCACTATTGGTGAAAAAGACTTTAACCAAGGTGTTATCACTTCTCCGCAAGAACTACTTACAGGTAAAATTGCTGGTGTTCAAGTTACTACTGATGGTGCACCTGGTGGTGGTAGCACTATAAGAATTAGAGGAAGTGCTAGTATGAGTGCAAACAATGATCCACTTGTGGTCATCGATGGTATTCCAGTGGATAATGATGGAATTTCTGGATTAGGTAATCCCTTAAGTACTATTAACCCTGATGATATTGCATCTATGACGGTACTAAAAGATGCGAGTGCTACTGCTATTTATGGTTCTAGAGCTTCAAATGGTGTTATTCAGGTGACTACCAAAAGAGGTACAAAGGGAGCTCCTTTTGTATTGACTTATAATGGAAAAGCTACGGTAAATACTATTCCTGCCTATATAGAGTCTCTTGATGCAAATCAATTCAGAAGCCAAATCAAAAGCTATTTTGGAGAGGAATCCACTCAAGCGGCCTTATTAGGAACTGCAAATACCGATTGGCAAAAAGAAATCATGAGTAATTCTTTTAGCCAAGACCACACCGTTAGCGTAAAGGGAAGTACAGAAAACATACCTTATTATGTATCTCTAGGATATATGGACCAAAATGGTATTGTAAATACTTCTAATTACAAAAGAACTACTGCAGCCGTTTCATTAAGCCCTACACTCTTTGATGATTACTTAAAACTAAATTTCAATATAAAAACTATGTTTACAGAAACCCGATTTGCCGATAATGGTGCTATAGGTAATGCTGTAACATTTGACCCTACTCAACCTGTTCGAGACGAAGGAAACGCCTATGGTGGGTATTGGGAATGGTTGCAAGATAATGGGAATCCAATAACTATTGCTCCTGCTAACCCAGTTGGAATGCTAGAACAAAGAGAAGATCGTTCAGAAGTCAGCCGATATTTAGGAAACTTTATGGCTGATTATAAATTCCATTTCTTACCCGAACTTCGTGCCAACCTGAATATGGCTTTCGATGTTAGTGGTTCAAGAGGCAGAATAGATGTTCCGATGAATGCAAGAAGTTCTTGGGACATTGATGGAGATGGTAACCTCATTGGTGGTACCATGAATCACTATTCTCAAGCCAAAAGAAACAATACTTTAGATTTTTACTTAAATTATACTAAAACTATTGAGTCCATTAAATCAAAATTTGATGTGACAGCTGGTTATTCTTGGCAGCATTTTTATCGTAACGACTATAGATATAACAGTAATATCTCTCAAACTGATATTGTAGATGGTCCAATTAGACCAACTGAAAGTTATTTAATATCTTTCTTTGGTAGATTAAACTATACTCTTAACGAGAAATATCTTTTAACTGCTACAGTTAGAAATGATAATTCTTCCAGATTCTCTAAGGATACTAGAGCTGGTATATTTCCTTCCGTTGCTTTAGCTTGGAAAATTAATGAAGAATCATTCCTGAAAGATGTGAATGCCATATCTCAATTGAAATTACGAGGAGGTTGGGGTGTCACAGGTCAACAAGATATTGGAACATCTAATTATCCTTACCTTCCGTTATATATGTGGAGTGAAATGACAGCTATGTATCAATTCGGAAATCAATTTGTATATACCTTACGTCCTAGTGGTTATGACCCAGATATTAAATGGGAAGAAACAACAACGCTTAATGTTGGTTTAGATTTTGGTTTTGCTAGAGATAGAATATTTGGTTCCTTAGAATATTATGAGAAAACCACAGATGATATGATTAATTTCATTCCTGTACCTGCTGGATCAAACTTGTCTAACTATATCTTAACCAATATTGGTTCTATGGAAAACAAAGGTTATGAAGTTACTTTAACGGGACGAATTATTTCTACTCAAAACACTTATTGGGAATTAGGTGTAAACATGAATTATAATGAAAACAAAATCACCAAATTAACACTAAATGATGATCCAGATTATATTGGCGTTCCAACCGGAGGAATCAGTGGTGGTGTAGGAAATAATATTCAAATTCATACTGTTGGTTACCCAATGAATTCATTCTATGTTTATGAACAAGTTTATGATGAAGCAGGTAAACCCATACAAGGCCTTTATGTAGACAGAAATGGTGATGGTACTATTACTGATGATGATAAATATAGAGTTCATAAACCTACAGCAGATTATTCATTTGGTATCAACTCTAGATTTACTTACAAACAATTAGAATTGAGCTTTGCAGGTCATGGTAACATTGGAAATTATGTCTATAATAATGTTCGTTCTTCTACTGGAGCTGTTGGTCAAATGTATAACAACACTCAGTATTTAATAAATGTAACACAAGACGCTCTTGAAACTAACTTTAGTAATTATGAATATTTCTCAGATTACTATCTAGAAGATGCTTCTTTCTTTAGAATGGATTATATTAGATTGGGATATACATTTAGCAAACTTTTTAGTGAAAAATCAGACCTTAATGTATCTTTCACAGTGCAAAATGCATTTGTTCTTACAAAATATTCTGGTCTTGATCCTGAAGTATTTGGTGGCGTTGATAATAATGTTTATCCACGCTCTAGAAACTTCGTACTAGGCTTAAAATTAAATATCTAA
- a CDS encoding LacI family DNA-binding transcriptional regulator, translating into MSRHPITIKDIARILNVSVSTVSRALKDHPDISKATKKSVQDMARELNYRPNEIALSLKNRRSKIIGIMVPQLVHHFFSSVIEGVENVAYDQGYQVMIYHSDELLERELQLIQSFMSYRLDGLVVSMSKETKDFAHFNKLSQLGVPIVYFDRVPEGDYNKVLFDDYQGAFDAVQHMIDCGCKKIIHFAASSSMDIGKKRKQGYIDALKKNGLEVNDAFIVECDTYECALKSAEDILYLFPDLDGIFAVNDLTAIGTMKQLVKKGKRIPEDIKVMGFTNETSSAIYSPSLSTVDQQGVQMGEEAAKLLLDNMDGIKRAITKTISASLVLRESTGVK; encoded by the coding sequence ATGAGTAGACACCCAATCACCATAAAAGATATAGCTAGAATTCTTAATGTCTCCGTTTCCACGGTGAGTAGAGCTTTAAAAGATCATCCGGATATTAGTAAAGCTACTAAAAAATCGGTGCAAGATATGGCTCGTGAACTCAATTATCGGCCTAATGAAATTGCATTGAGTTTAAAGAATAGAAGAAGTAAAATTATTGGGATTATGGTACCTCAGTTGGTACATCATTTTTTCTCTTCTGTGATTGAGGGTGTTGAGAATGTAGCCTATGATCAAGGCTATCAAGTTATGATTTATCATAGTGATGAATTATTAGAAAGAGAATTGCAATTGATTCAGTCTTTTATGTCCTATAGATTGGATGGTTTAGTGGTTTCTATGAGTAAGGAAACCAAAGATTTTGCTCACTTTAATAAACTCTCACAACTGGGCGTCCCCATTGTGTATTTTGATAGAGTTCCTGAAGGCGATTATAATAAAGTTTTATTTGATGATTATCAAGGTGCTTTTGATGCCGTTCAACATATGATAGATTGTGGATGTAAGAAGATTATTCATTTTGCAGCCTCCTCAAGTATGGATATTGGAAAAAAGAGAAAGCAAGGGTATATTGATGCATTGAAAAAGAATGGATTAGAGGTGAATGATGCCTTTATTGTAGAATGTGATACCTATGAATGTGCTTTGAAATCTGCAGAGGATATACTCTATTTGTTTCCTGATTTGGATGGGATTTTTGCGGTTAACGATTTAACAGCAATTGGAACGATGAAGCAATTGGTGAAAAAAGGCAAGAGAATTCCTGAAGATATTAAAGTAATGGGCTTTACTAATGAAACGAGTTCCGCTATTTATTCGCCAAGTTTGAGTACAGTGGATCAACAAGGTGTGCAAATGGGAGAGGAGGCTGCTAAACTCTTATTAGACAATATGGATGGGATAAAGCGTGCCATAACCAAAACCATCTCGGCTAGTTTAGTTTTACGAGAATCAACAGGAGTAAAATAG
- a CDS encoding molybdenum cofactor guanylyltransferase, with amino-acid sequence MKFGSIILSGGKSSRFGTDKGLFVFRKKQMIEYALEMAQIFSTKILISANQKDYLRFGYPVIHDIYPELGPMGGLYSSLMESNLALNLILPCDSPFISEELIQKLIDTYNGEEILLFETADGKIHPLIGFYHKSILESMQEHIKSKKVKLISFIRSRSHNIIKLSHEDALQTCFRNFNSQKDLPNDW; translated from the coding sequence ATGAAATTCGGATCTATTATTTTATCAGGGGGAAAAAGCAGTCGGTTTGGTACTGATAAGGGACTTTTTGTTTTCAGGAAGAAACAAATGATAGAATATGCCCTAGAAATGGCGCAAATATTTTCCACGAAAATTTTAATATCTGCCAATCAAAAAGATTATCTTCGTTTTGGATATCCAGTTATCCATGATATTTATCCAGAACTAGGGCCTATGGGCGGATTATATTCTTCATTAATGGAATCAAATCTAGCATTAAATTTAATACTGCCCTGTGACAGCCCATTTATTTCCGAAGAATTAATTCAAAAGCTCATTGATACTTATAATGGTGAGGAAATCCTATTATTTGAAACAGCTGACGGAAAAATACATCCACTCATTGGTTTTTATCATAAAAGCATTCTGGAAAGCATGCAAGAGCATATCAAAAGCAAGAAGGTAAAACTTATTAGTTTTATCAGAAGCAGATCACATAATATCATCAAACTTTCTCATGAAGATGCTTTACAAACATGTTTTAGAAATTTTAATTCTCAAAAAGATTTACCAAACGACTGGTAA
- a CDS encoding M20 family metallopeptidase: MLLKERILSLSEELFETINGHRNWLHQHPETAFEEFKTANYICAFLKEQGIKYEYGIAKTGIVGIIEGKNPQKKVIALRADMDALEIKEENEIPYKSLNAGMMHACGHDAHMASLMGTLSILNQIRDQFEGTVKFIFQPSEEKNPGGASVMIKEGILENPAPESIFGQHVYPDLEVGKVGFRPGKYMASTDEIYLDVRAKGGHGGMPHQIIDTVLIASHIIVALQQISSRRANPTMPTVLSFGKFIANGQTNVIPSHVRIEGTMRTFNEAWRQEMHQEIKQIASGIAKSMGGGCEVEISHGYPFVDNNEELTLRAKQNAIELLGEDLVVDLDMRMTGEDFGFYSQEIPGCFYRFGTKNEKLGIQSKLHTPTFDIDSDALKTGMALMAWLAIKELQNVANQI; this comes from the coding sequence ATGCTACTTAAAGAGAGAATACTGAGTTTGTCTGAAGAACTTTTTGAAACCATTAATGGACACAGAAATTGGCTTCACCAACATCCTGAAACTGCTTTTGAGGAGTTTAAAACAGCTAATTATATCTGTGCATTTTTAAAGGAGCAAGGCATTAAATATGAATATGGTATTGCTAAAACGGGGATAGTTGGAATCATAGAAGGCAAGAATCCTCAGAAGAAGGTCATTGCACTTAGAGCTGACATGGATGCTTTGGAAATTAAGGAGGAAAACGAAATTCCTTATAAGTCATTAAATGCGGGAATGATGCATGCCTGTGGTCATGATGCTCATATGGCATCATTAATGGGAACATTGAGTATTTTAAATCAAATAAGAGATCAATTTGAAGGCACTGTTAAATTTATTTTTCAGCCTTCGGAGGAGAAAAATCCCGGTGGTGCTAGTGTTATGATTAAAGAAGGAATTCTTGAAAATCCAGCACCAGAAAGTATCTTCGGACAACATGTTTATCCAGATTTAGAAGTTGGAAAAGTGGGTTTCAGACCAGGGAAGTATATGGCAAGTACCGATGAGATATATTTAGATGTACGAGCTAAAGGAGGACACGGAGGAATGCCACATCAAATTATTGATACTGTATTGATTGCATCGCATATCATTGTGGCATTACAACAGATAAGCAGTAGACGAGCCAACCCGACTATGCCCACAGTTTTATCCTTTGGTAAGTTTATAGCAAACGGACAGACTAATGTAATTCCAAGTCATGTTCGTATAGAAGGAACCATGCGTACTTTTAATGAGGCATGGAGGCAAGAGATGCATCAAGAAATCAAGCAAATTGCCTCAGGAATAGCAAAAAGTATGGGTGGAGGTTGCGAGGTTGAAATAAGTCATGGTTATCCATTTGTAGATAATAATGAGGAACTAACATTAAGAGCAAAACAGAATGCTATTGAGCTTTTGGGTGAAGACTTAGTTGTGGATTTAGATATGCGAATGACTGGTGAAGATTTTGGTTTTTATTCACAAGAAATACCAGGGTGTTTTTACCGTTTTGGAACAAAAAATGAAAAGCTAGGTATTCAATCTAAACTTCACACACCAACATTTGATATTGACTCAGATGCACTAAAAACGGGTATGGCCCTTATGGCATGGTTGGCTATTAAAGAATTACAAAATGTTGCGAATCAAATTTAA